gaattaaagaatatataataatacaaatatttgcaTTATATTGTCGTGTCCgtcaataataattatatatttttttccacaggagCGCAACGCAGAGAGCGCCATTGAGGCTCTGAAGGAATATGAGCCTGAAATGGGGAAAGTTTACCGGGCGGACAGGAAGAGCGTGCAGAGAATCAAGGCCAGGGAGATTGTTCCCGGAGACGTGGTGGAGGTCTCTGGTAAGGTCCTCACTAACAATCTGGTCTCAATCTAGTGCAGTACTTCCCAAATAAACCCTTGGGGGGGGTGACATGCAGGGGGAACTACacttcttcaaggttggcaggtctttCAGTGTCTTTATTTATGCTTGACAAAActatgctggtgccagcaatttatacagtggtttgtacagataataACTTAAAGGGGGCATGACTGAAAAAAATTGAGAACCACTAATCTAGTGTGATGAAACCAGTCAACATAACTAGAATCTTCCATAGCCACTCTCACATGTTCttacaatgttgttttttcatgtctcacTGTCTGTAGTTGGTGACAAAGTACCAGCAGATATCAGGATTATCTCCATCAAATCAACGACTCTGCGTGTGGACCAGTCCATTCTCACTGGTAGGTGTTTGTGTCACACATGGACATATTCTTTACAAGTGAGCGTGACTGATGCTGGTGCCTCCCAGGTGAGTCTGTCAGTGTCATCAAGCACACTGAAGCCGTCCCGGACCCCCGGGCTGTCAACCAGGACAAGAAGAACATGCTGTTCTCTGTGAGTCTCTCTCAAATGTTCCGCAGATGCAGTAGTGGGAAAGTGTTTGTTTCTTCCATTACAGGCCAAACAAATGAACAAGAGTAGAAGAAGAATAGAGTAGAAATTTCTTGCCCATCAAGAAAAGGTCTGATGGAACAGCTGCTATGGCACAACCCATTCTAATCTCTTCAGGGGCAATCATTGTGTACACGTTTATTTTTCAGTTAAAGTCCAAAATTTACActtgcgtcttgtcgtgttattaatacactccgTGAGTCAACTGTGTTTGTGACGTACGCCTGTTAGCAGCGAGTCTTAGCTTGGAAGCCATTGTCCCCAAGCGCCGTCATCCGTCTAggacatcatcagcggttgactctgcagttctttgctaactaagacagttacgccacaagtctctgtcTGCCTTTCTTAtttatcacggctgcaaaataattgaaaaaaatgatttagtcaagtgtacgtttcggtttgagtcaAATCACcttgaacggattaatgacgctaatcgAGGCTCCACTGTGCTTGCATGTGCACTGCAAGCTAACCGCACCTAATATCCCGTATTAACATCTTTATCCAGATTAGCACCACGACATGGAagttaaaacaacaaacatcagCCACTGCAGTTAGCATATTCGAGTGTATCCTGTTTTTTACCTTCGCAAGGCAAGGATAAAATGAAGTACATCATCAGAATACAACAATGACCACGTCTAAAAACGTGTCGTACTCAAACAATAAGACTTTAGGACATAGATGTGGTTTTATATCACGGTTGCGATCCTGCTCAGGGCACCAACATCGCTGCCGGAAAAGCCATCGGCATCGCAGTGGCAACAGGTGTCTCCACCGAGATCGGCAAGATCCGTGACCAGATGGCTGCCACTGAGCAGGAGAAGACGCCTTTGCAGCAGAAACTGGACGAGTTTGGGGAGCAGCTCTCCAAGGTGGAAACCACAAATAACATGAAATAGggaatatataaaaacaatgcAATGGCTCATCCATTGTCCTGTACATTTCTCCAGGTTATCTCCCTTATCTGTGTGGCCGTTTGGATCATCAACATTGGCCATTTCAACGACCCAGTCCATGGAGGCTCCTGGTTCCGCGGTGCTATCTATTACTTCAAGATTGCCGTGGCTCTGGCTGTGGCCGCCATCCCTGAAGGTAAGCCCGTGGAATTCTGTTTCTGCCCATGAAGACTATCATACCTAAAATTCATCTGGAGCAGCTTGTACATGTGATACCTTAACTGGTGACCTATTAAATACTAAACGTGGGCCTCACTTATATGTGATGTCAGCGTTGTAATGCATTACTATACAAGGTTATAGTATGATCTGTCGGTTTGTTCAATGCTTATTTGTATTCTAGAAAAGACATGCAAGTAAAGCTTTAATATAGTTTCTATCATTTCCAGAAGGGAGATCCTGTGGATTTGTTGTTAAAGCTAATCTGCCAAGTCTTTTCTTTCCTTTCATGAGTGCTTTCAGCAGGGAAACTTTGCCTGAGGGAGTCTGCATCGACCCTGCATTAACATAGCATAACTTTAGTCGTAGTACCTTAAAATGTTTTCCAGCTGCACGGTCCTGAATTATGCTGTCtgccttgtttgtttgttttataatgTAGTCACATAAAGCCTCAATTATAACCCTTAGCTTTGAATTGCATATGTCACTCAAACCTCCTCTGCAGCTAAAACATCCATTGCATGATGTTCCGTTGTCAGTCAGACGTTGGTTCGGTACTTGGCGCTCCTTAAATGGCAATTGACAATTCTATGATGGGGACAAAGTGGTTCTGATGTGGAAAAACTTGTGGGTCCTGATCTGAAGCCCCTGTGGGATAAAAAGATTGTACACACACCCCCCACTGACACATTCTGCAGTCTTCCCGGACCAGGAGACCAATTTGTCTCGCTTTCCCCTCAGGTCTGCCCGCCGTCATCACCACCTGCCTGGCTCTGGGAACGCGCCGCATGGCCAAGAAGAACGCCATCGTCAGAAGCCTTCCCTCAGTGGAGACCCTTGGGTGCACCTCAGTCATCTGCTCTGACAAGACTGGTACCCTCACCACCAATCAGATGTGTGTGACCAAGGTAGGACCCAACACGACCACATTAAATTCATGAAGAATGATATCATTTTGATGCAAAAACTGCGTTTCCTTACAGATGTTCATTATAGATAAAGTGGATGATGACAATGTTACTCTTGGTCAATTTGACATCTCTGGCTCCAAATACACCCCCGAGGGAGAAGTGTAAGCAGTGTAAACATAATAAGTCATTCCTGAACAACAACAATGCACAGCTAACTTTGGTTACTCTTCCTAGCACAAGGAGGGGTATGACTGTAAAGTGTGGCCAGTATGATGGACTGGTTGAGCTGGCCACCATCTGCGCTCTTTGCAATGACTCCTCACTGGACTACAACGAGGTGTGTAGAGCtataaagaaaacacaaatgcaAAACTTTATACATCTAATCCTCCTCTTTGTGGTATCTCTGGCAGTCAAAGGGCATTTACGAGAAGGTGGGTGAAGCCACTGAAACAGCTCTGAGCTGTTTGGTGGAGAAGATGAACGTGTTCAACACTGAAGTACGCGGCCTGTCCAAGGTGGAACGAGCCAATGCCTGCTGCAGCGTAAGTTGACAAAACCCGTCACACAGCATCACTGAGACACACGCATCTTAACACATACAGAAGACATGGGGCGGACGTGTTATCCAATTTGACCCATCAGCAGTTGTTTCCACACATTGTTGATTGGTTATGTCTGGTTAACGTTCTACTGCCACTTTCTCCCGGGTGACAGGTGATCAAACAGCTGATGAGGAAGGAGTTCACACTGGAGTTTTCCAGGGACAGGAAGTCTATGTCGGTCTACTGCTGTCCCGCCAAGTCCGGCAAAGCCCCAGTGGGAAACAAGATGTTTGTCAAGGTGAGTTATGCAGTTCTGCTTCAAGTAGAAGCTGATGAAGTCATACTAACTGTATGTTTGACTCTGCTTTTAGAAAGACAGGAAATGAcgctattactattattatgtcttaCCAGGGTGCGCCAGAGGGTGTGATTGAGCGTTGTACATACGTTCGCGTGGGGACCACTCGTCTTCCTCTGACTGGGCCTGTCAAAGACCATATCATGGCCGTTATTAAGGAGTGGGGCACGGGGCGAGACACCCTCCGCTGTTTGGCACTGGCCACTTGCGACTCTCCTCTAAGGAAGGAGGAGATGAATCTGGAGGACTCCAGTAGGTTTGCGGAGTATGAGGTGGGTGACAAAGATACCCTGCTATATAACTTAGGGAGATATAATACTTATATTTAGGGAGATAGTAGCTTAGCTTGGTACGCTCAAAGGTACtgctttttatgcttgacacaACTTTTTTCGCACTTGAAAAGGTATCAACACTTGACCGTTATACCCTTGGACCATTTCGGTAACGCTCTGGCCCTGTGAATCTTTGTGAATTTGTTTTTAACACCAGACTGACCTGACTTTCGTGGGCTGCGTTGGTATGCTTGACCCTCCTCGTAAGGAAGTCATGAGCTCCATCGAGCTGTGCAGAGCCGCTGGCATCCGTGTCATTATGATCACTGGTCAGTAGTCCACAGCTTTTCCCTTAGAGAAACTTTAAAACGTTAAGTTAATCTTTCTGTCTCCACAGGGGACAACAAGGGTACAGCGGTGGCCATCTGCCGCCGCATCGGTATCTTCTCTGAGGATGAGGACGTCACTGGCAAGGCCTTCACCGGTCGTGAGTTTGATGACCTCTCTTCATATGACCAGAAGAACGCCGTCCGAAAGGCTTGTTGCTTTGCCAGAGTGGAACCGTCTCATAAGTCCAAAATTGTTGAGTTCCTCCAAGGCTTTGATGAGATCACTGCCATGGTGAGGAGATGAACATTTCCAATTGACCAATGATGTGGACGATTTCCCATAACAGCCTTTCTCTCTACTCTACCTCCACCTTTAACACAGACCGGTGACGGAGTGAACGATGCCCCTGCCTTGAAGAAGGCAGAGATTGGCATCGCCATGGGCTCTGGCACTGCCGTTGCCAAGTCTGCCTCTGAGATGGTCCTGGCTGACGACAACTTTTCTTCCATTGTATCTGCTGTTGAGGAGGGCAgagccatttacaacaacatgAAGCAGTTCATCCGCTACCTCATCTCCTCCAATGTAGGCGAGGTTGTCTGGTGAGTACTTGGTTGTCACCGCCTTTGGGATTTTAGGGTCAAATACCCACTTTTAAAATGGTCCTGTTTGTTCAGACAATAAGATACAATAAGGAATAATAAAATGGTTTACTTGAATTGTTTCAGTGACAAGACAGTGGGTGAGAGCTAACTTGTTCCATTCCATCCCCAGTATCTTTCTGACTGCAGCCCTGGGCCTACCTGAGGCTCTGATCCCAGTCCAGCTGCTGTGGGTCAACCTTGTGACTGATGGGCTTCCTGCCACCGCTTTGGGTTTCAATCCCCCAGACCTGGACATCATGGGAAAAGCCCCTCGATCCCCCAAAGAGCCTCTGATCTCTGGTTGGCTCTTCTTCAGATATCTGGCCATCGGAGGTACAGCATTGTGTATTTGCTTCCTCTGTGTTATCGTTTATCGTTTTTATCACTAAAGACAAGATTCTATCAGAATGACAAATGCCTGCTCCAGCTgtttatgatactgtatgtactgtgtattcTAACACTATTTGTTCAGCAGATATGGCGGATTGTCATCAATAAATCATTAGTACGCAATTGATTTCACCATGGCAGGTAGCTTCAGTCTCATAATGATGCTGTTGCATCACTACGGGTGTTGCATACCAGTTGATCTCGTCATACGGACAAATATCAGCATCCCCATTATTGTGACCGAATGAAGGATTTTTTACACACAATCACATCAACGTTGTTTGCAGGTTACGTTGGTGCGGCAACTGTTGCCGCAGCTGCCTGGTGGTTCCTGTACAGCGATGAAGGCCCATTGGTCACTTTCCATCAGCTGGTTAGTGTTTATTGTGGTGCTTTCAATGTGAGCCAATAGTCACGATATGAAttgtttctcttcttcctcATCAGTCACACTTCATGCAGTGCAGTGAGGACAATGAGGACTTCACCGGCATCCGCTGCGAGGTGTTTGAGTCTGCTCCACCAATGACCATGGCTCTGTCCGTGCTGGTCACCATCGAGATGTGCAACGCTCTAAACAGGTCTGACATAGAAAAGTACAGAATGTGCTGACCTTGTTCGAACAATGTCATCCCTGCATGTCATGCATACAAAGAGGCACTTTTCCACGGTGTTTTCCAACTCCTTTTCGTCTTTCTGCCTCAAGCTTGTCTGAGAACCAGTCTCTGATGCGTATGCCACCTTGGAGCAACGGTTGGTTGGTAGCTGCCATGACTCTCTCCATGTCCCTTCATTTCATGATCATCTACGTAGACCCCCTGCCGGTGAGTCGGACCTCCCGCTCCGTACAGCCTTAGCAACCAAATAAAGCATCCATCTACACTTAACAGTACTGCGCACACATGGCCCATCATGCCCACTGCTATTTATTTGCACTTAACGGATTGTTCTCCTGCTGAGAACACGCTCGGTGAATCTTATCATACATTCTTCATCGGTTGCTCTCTGCAGATGATCTTCAAGCTCACTCACTTGAATGTGGAGCAGTGGGTTGTGGTGCTGAAGCTCTCCTTCCCAGTAATCCTCATCGATGAGATCCTCAAGTTTGTGGCTCGCACATATCTGGAGGGTAGGTCGATATTTCTGTTTTCTCCCCACTGTCCTTAccatatttgttacattttacacttgtgtCTTTAAATTTGTTTGCTTCAATTGTCCTTTTCCTATTTGTGAGATTAAATGgaatgcataaaataattacCACCCAATTCATGTTCATCTATTTGGACATTTAACCTCTTTCTCCTGACACTCTAAACAGTCTCTGTGTTTTTCCTATGATAATATTTATCTAATTTTCCTCTCCCTGGATGCTGTTTTTGACTATTCCCCCTTCTGACAATGCAGCATAAACCTGCCCCCCCCCTTCCTTCATACCCCTGTAACAAGGCAAGGCAAAGTTTGAGCATTATGCATGTCTTGAGTCATTCCCGGTTAGTATTAAAGTCAGCGTTGTCGAATCCAAGTGATGCACTTGGATCGTCAGAGCCGCTCTGCTCTGCTGCCGGAAGAAATGGGAACGGCTTCGTGCTTAGTATTGTGCACTTTGAAAAATGTCACTGAAGGTTATTGTTTGTCTGGTGAAATACATTGAGTTTGTGCTTTCTGCATGGACTTTGTAGTTATAAggagtaccgtattttccggactataagttgcacttttttcagTTTGGCTTATGGTTAACTTGAACTTATGGTCAGGTGCgcttatatttttaaaatgtatgtaaaaaatatataaatgttaattcataATGACTGTCAAGACCCAAGAAGTGAACATTACCACTGACAGCCACAAGAAGGCACTTTTGGCTTGTGACAATTACATGCCGCTCCTGCCATTCactgatgtggaatgagatcgaGAGCTTGGTGAACTTCCTTAACAGTTTGGACTCGCTcgcttgttatgttaattttgccTACAAAGCCTCTTAGATATGTTGTTTAATCTTGTTTAATCCACATTCAATGTCTGTTCAtggtcttgaattttgtgaaatatatTCCTAAATATATTATAGTCCAGATCGACTTATatatttttcctcttcatgttgcattttttttgactgatgcaccCCGAAGTGACttgtagtctggaaaatacagtacaccTAATTGCTTTATTCCAATGAGGTATTAAAaacagatgttttgtttttttttttactcttttgcttttatttatattaGTAAGCATTAGACCTTCTTGGTTATGTTCCTTTGCTCTGGTAGAGGAATGTACACCATTGCTGCACAGCAACTATACTTATTATTAAAAACTCCATTTGAATGTTTAATTAAAGCTTCTAATCAACTGTGTGAGGAATTGACATCGATATGAACTAATGTACTTTGCAATATTAGTGTCCATATCCTGAGATCATGGTTGGAATGTGTGTGAATGGGACCGCAACATTAATGGACTTGCTGAAAGTCATACTTAcactaaaacaagaaaaatctatacacaaaatatgcatgttagcattggcatTAGCATCAAGGCCTGGGCACAGATGTGCAGCTTCACAGAGGAGTCATGGCAATAGCATCGTGTTCACTCGGGATGGGCATAACAGCGGGTCAATGGTGTGTGATTGTCGATTAATCACACCTTGCAGCAACGGACTTAGTGCAATACGTAGGTGCAACCACCAGAGGGGCTGTTAATTCAGATTCATCTAGACCTAAATGGCAACACCGGCAtcaaaacaggagttcagaacattcagagagagacCCTACCATCCTATTAAAAGCTCTATTTGGAAAAGAAATGATTACTTGATGTTCCCCATAGTCCATCAAGGAAAATTCAAATGCCCATCCCTATTTTCTCACCTTTCCGACTGATTTTTCTTGCTTCACAGAAAGTGCACAGCAAAAGCGTACAGCCCAgttctgtttttatttaccACTCAAGACATTCTGTGTTTACCCCATGCAGGTAAAGTCTAAAGACGAAGTGCACCCACGTTGAGCTGATGCAGAGCGAGAGAAAGAGAGCGGGCGGACAAAAGGGGCTGTGCGCTCCCATTGAAAGAGTGCTGACAGTCACTTGACATGATCAAATACAACAGAACATGCATAAGCCATCTGAAAAAACACACCAAGAAAgctgcaaaatattttttgtgtatgtACTGAAATTAATATATAGGTCAGAGTTAATTATTGAAATGATACACGGTTTTATTCTTAAAGAATAAAGATATTTAAAGAATACTGGAAAGCAgtgttattttttgtgtatgtttCCTTTAATAGCTATTGAGACATTTCTAgtaatcattcatttattacggttaattgattccaaaaCCTgaccaaatattttcatagctgagcatagaaaacctgtttatgaccttctaaatacaagttttaacattattagagccctctagacaagaaataacatcccatagtcacctttacacttgttattatccaatatagtcaacataataagaaaaaacaagCCATAACAGACTCGAGAtcaataagactcgtgcttgtgtgtgttgctgtaaatgtgtcccgCCACTATGGGGAGCTGGGTGGAGGgtggacaagaagtgacgttcagagttgagttgtgggttacggccacaacagtagatCGTGTTCGGGagtattgtggctgttgtgagatcattcaaatctgcaataaaagcctcttgttcggcgatcaagtttggtgcttgtgtgtctcaccgaacgttacagtaacattaccgcCACCAGAccggtgaccagtgtagaatactacatatcatcacaacatctttgaatgtgtcttctgagtgccttatatttgtattgttcatttagcaattttatgcttgaaaatgcttaatttgcctaaatatgcatagttttttttactagtattcagccacaaaacagcatgatttattaattgtaaTACTTTTGAAAACCGTTATAGACGTCATGCCGGgaaatttgaagcgtgaagtggcgaagAATCGCTGTATTCTTTTCTGCCTGTTACTGACAGTACAAGACAAGAACACACATGATGAAGGTTAAAAACGACATTCATGAATaaagtttattcttgttaatGTTTGGTctatatttcaagttaatattGAAAACGTtcaataaaatatgcatatattccattaataatacaatatttcaCATTCCAAGAGCtttcaaaccagtaaaaaaGAAACATATCATGTCTTATTTGTATATTACAGTAGGTGTCCATGTACTGTAGGTGGTTAGCTGCAGTTATAAAGGCATTTCTTCAAAAAGACTAACACGTACTGTAACTGACGTTTTCCGCGCACACACAAGAAAACAGCAGGATGTTACACATTTACGGTACTAGATCTGAACTAAAACAAGCATTTGCTGGAAATCCACACACAGTTTTGGTTGCAAGAAGACGAGCAGCAAGCTACAACACCGACACATTTAAACACATGAATTAAAGTTGCTCTTTGCAAGTTGTTGCATCACTTCAGGAACCGTTATTGCATTGTGTCCAGTTGCTTACAAATGTTTATACAGGAAAAGAGTGCAACGTTTGTCAGTGCAACGCAACGCAATTGCTTTGTCCActgcataaaaaaaatccactgcCAACATACGCGGATGTTTTGTGGTGTTTTCAGTTCAAAATATTGACCTTGATTCTTCATGATGGTGGCCCACACATAGCCGTTTTGTTATGAAAGTTATATGTCAGACGGCATGAATGACACATGCTGGATAGTGTTTTTCCTCTTATGTGGACGTCTTTACCAAAAAATGCTTGAATGTTAGAAAATGGCCATTTTCACAGACTTGCCAGTTTTCCATGTTCAAAAGCCAGAGGTGTAGGGCGACTCCTGTGAATCTTTAGCATGAATTATTGCTCGGGTCAAAAAGtgtcatcttttttgcagtgtcAATCTTCACACTGAACTTGTGCAGTTACAGTCACCTTCATGTAGTTTGCTTTCAATTGTATGATACATTGTGGTTTAGTGTGAGTGACGTGGtcacaaaataagccattattACACAGAACCCATCacctaaatgtaaaaaaaaaaaaaaaagaaaaaagaaagcatcATTGTACGCAGGTGAACAGCAGCAGCTGTCATCATTCTCTTGGTCATTTTCAAACATGCTCCACATGGCCGTGCTTACTTGAGCGTTATTGGTCCAAACTTGTGAGGTGTTGTGTTTTACTCATGAGGCATCTGCAGGCGGGGAATCGTCTTCACTGATTCCCTCCTCCAGGATTTTCCTGACTTGCTCTAGAGATTCCGCCTGCCTAATTAACTCCAGTTTTACCTGAAGAGAGCAAAAGAGGAGAGTGATTTTATGAATGGCATCATTAGGGACGTTTATTTGCACCCTCGTGGACAGGCTTCCTCCGATCTACACACCTGCAGGGACTGAGAGAGCTGGACAAAGTCTCTCTGGACGGTTTGGCTGGTGTCCACCTGAGAGCGCAGGCTGATCACTTGGCTGCGCAGCTCCAGACATTTCTGCTGTAAGGCCGCCTGGCAGCCACAGACAACCTTCATGTTAAATATCCATTTCATGTGATCAGATTAGGTTTCATCTAGTCCACAAAAGTGGATTTCGAACAAGGGTCTTTTGTGGTGCCCTACATGACACCAAGGTTTAGTGCTAGCATGGCCCATGCACGCTGggcattttatatttatattatagataccgtaatcccttgtttatcacagttaattggttccagacatgaccgtgataagtgagtttccacgaagtacaattccttatttacaaatgaaacTATGtaatgtagacatgaaataaaaaagtcaTCTTAAACCCGtgttaaccaatatagtagatataatcagagaaaaaaagccatttaagacacaaataagactcgtgtcccagacatgtggacaggaaacGATGTcgggtgttcagagttgagttgtcactggattacggccacaacagtagcccgtgttattgctattatttaaatttaaaacttgcaataaaagcctgttgttccggtgatcaagtctggtgcttgtgcgtctCATCGAACTTTACAATAATATCGctgacaactagtgaccagtgtagaatactacatttcatcaacatccTCATtgtgaatgctttatatttttattttatgtaattttgccatcgttatgcttgaaaatgcatacttacttacttaacaacatcaaatttgcttaaatgcacttttgtttttttttttacctgtaggccttattcaaccacaaaaatatatttttggaaacctgtgatagagtgaagccgcaaaattcgcaCCGTgctgtggcgagggacaactgcattGTGGTTGTCTGGATAACCACAATAAACGGTCGAAGTCACTGCACCTTGCTTATAGAAAGACGCAAGCAATTAGCTTGTCGCACAGTGAAATGAACCAGAGGAGTCGCTAGACAGAACACAAACTACAATCActgtgcaaacacaaaaatgacaacatttaagGCTTACGTGTCATTTTTGTGCCAATTCCATGATCCCGTTAACCTAAGTGGCCTAATGAGGGATAGGTAAACACACATAACACTACTATCATGGGgaataatactgtaaatactctAAACATGTTatttagcaactttttacaaacaaGTGCCACAAGGTATGCCAGGAAGCCGCAAGCACTCCCAGTGACACAACAAGATATTTTATAGGTTTTGAGGGACACTTGATGTGGACTCTACCACCATCAGGCCCCTGATTTAAGACAAGCATTAGGACTGACTCACTTTATCATTGTTAAGCACTTTGTTGTTCCCTTGCACATGCGACAGCGCCAACCGCAGGGCCTCGACTTCGGTGCGGCAGGCCAACAGCTCAGCCTGCAACTGGTCCTTCTGGGCTTGGATCCTCTCGGTCTCTGTTTTTAAACTGGATAACTGCACTGTTCATGCAAGCACAACAATTAAAACCTATTTGAATGTGAAAGAATGCATATACTTGCAGCGGTGACATGGTCAAATGTTTGACTTAAAATGACTATCAGTGATGATCACAAAGATAACGCCCAGCTACTTATCGGTTGAGTTTGGGCTAATATTGTATTTTCCGGGCTATAAGCCTCCCGAGAATATAAGTTGCAAAAAAACTACATGTCACACTGGACTATAATTACCAGCATTTATGATTGAGCTATCATCGGAGTGTCAGGGTGCCTGTCCAAACAatattaaattcacaagagaagaaggcGAAGCTAGAGGGAGGGCGCAATGTTtacaacaagaagaagaagaaaattaaagctacagaagctgaaataagtcatgtttttaagtatatggatacaataaaaacttaCTTATTTAATAAATGCACAATTTCCTCAAAGAAGATATttttaatacgtgacatgacACCTGAACgcattcacaaatgaatgaaaatggactgcaaatcatacgtgtgtatttagttag
This genomic interval from Dunckerocampus dactyliophorus isolate RoL2022-P2 chromosome 18, RoL_Ddac_1.1, whole genome shotgun sequence contains the following:
- the atp2a1 gene encoding sarcoplasmic/endoplasmic reticulum calcium ATPase 1; translated protein: MDNAHTKEPEDVLSYFGVTEDTGLSPEQFKKNLDKYGYNELPAEEGKSIWELVVEQFEDLLVRILLLAACISFVLAWFEEGEETVTAFVEPFVILLILIANAVVGVWQERNAESAIEALKEYEPEMGKVYRADRKSVQRIKAREIVPGDVVEVSVGDKVPADIRIISIKSTTLRVDQSILTGESVSVIKHTEAVPDPRAVNQDKKNMLFSGTNIAAGKAIGIAVATGVSTEIGKIRDQMAATEQEKTPLQQKLDEFGEQLSKVISLICVAVWIINIGHFNDPVHGGSWFRGAIYYFKIAVALAVAAIPEGLPAVITTCLALGTRRMAKKNAIVRSLPSVETLGCTSVICSDKTGTLTTNQMCVTKMFIIDKVDDDNVTLGQFDISGSKYTPEGEVTRRGMTVKCGQYDGLVELATICALCNDSSLDYNESKGIYEKVGEATETALSCLVEKMNVFNTEVRGLSKVERANACCSVIKQLMRKEFTLEFSRDRKSMSVYCCPAKSGKAPVGNKMFVKGAPEGVIERCTYVRVGTTRLPLTGPVKDHIMAVIKEWGTGRDTLRCLALATCDSPLRKEEMNLEDSSRFAEYETDLTFVGCVGMLDPPRKEVMSSIELCRAAGIRVIMITGDNKGTAVAICRRIGIFSEDEDVTGKAFTGREFDDLSSYDQKNAVRKACCFARVEPSHKSKIVEFLQGFDEITAMTGDGVNDAPALKKAEIGIAMGSGTAVAKSASEMVLADDNFSSIVSAVEEGRAIYNNMKQFIRYLISSNVGEVVCIFLTAALGLPEALIPVQLLWVNLVTDGLPATALGFNPPDLDIMGKAPRSPKEPLISGWLFFRYLAIGGYVGAATVAAAAWWFLYSDEGPLVTFHQLSHFMQCSEDNEDFTGIRCEVFESAPPMTMALSVLVTIEMCNALNSLSENQSLMRMPPWSNGWLVAAMTLSMSLHFMIIYVDPLPMIFKLTHLNVEQWVVVLKLSFPVILIDEILKFVARTYLEGKV